Proteins from one Setaria italica strain Yugu1 chromosome V, Setaria_italica_v2.0, whole genome shotgun sequence genomic window:
- the LOC101781384 gene encoding cysteine-rich receptor-like protein kinase 15 — translation MLLLFLLLVVATSSTSPVTGVEEALPVVNPISCLCNSTTSAARTYLPSSRFAANLARASLSVPANASASGGFFKGSIGAAPDTLYALALCRGDIPPADCASSCLEAAFQYPQVLCNRSRDVTLYYDQCQIRFSDQDFLAGAGNEPETAATNMDNISVPVFPGWDPGNGDSVSFIRHRHRVYVAARDGQAGGVQLVGEVRHHSHGGWRHLPDALLPDAVHAGLSPDACFGCLEDIIQQSFKWFDGRQVGRIQGVRCVIRYETDAFFVVDEHTRYIGPTKSTSTSSPLAESTGNGSRSKIMLSIIATVVALLMLLLCSIIGFGWIRAHRKGKVLLQDNSVVNLQEEEAFVWTVEGNISSEFSLFDVAQIQEATSNFSDDNKLGQGGFGPVYKGKLPNGQEIAVKKLSTNSGQGFIEFKNEVQLIAKLQHTNLVRLLGCSSQREEKLLVYEYLPNKSLDSFIFDKKEKRALLDWEKRQAIIEGIAHGLLYLHKHSRLRVIHRDLKASNILLDKNMNPKISDFGLAKIFSSNNSEGNTNRVVGTYGYMAPEYASEGFFSIKSDVFSFGVLLLEIVSGKRNSGFRLNGGFLNLLGYAWELWTEGKWHELVDTSLAMEHCKSELLRCINIALLCVQENADDRPAMWDVATMLSTEGVPLPEPKHPAYYNVRVTNTEALDIDLELYSINEVTITAQQAR, via the exons atgctcctcctcttcctcctccttgtcgTGGCAACATCATCAACGTCACCCGTGACCGGAGTTGAGGAGGCGCTGCCGGTGGTGAATCCCATCTCCTGCTTATGCAACTCGACGACCAGCGCTGCGCGCACCTACCTGCCCAGCAGCAGATTTGCGGCCAACCTCGCAAGAGCCTCTCTTTCTGTCCCGGCGAACGCTTCGGCGTCCGGCGGCTTCTTCAAGGGATCCATAGGTGCCGCTCCGGACACGCTCTACGCCCTCGCGCTATGCCGCGGAGACATCCCACCGGCAGACTGCGCGTCGTCGTGCCTCGAAGCGGCGTTCCAGTACCCGCAGGTCCTGTGCAACCGCAGCAGGGACGTGACCTTGTACTACGACCAGTGCCAGATCCGGTTCTCCGACCAGGacttcctcgccggcgccgggaacGAACCGGAGACGGCAGCGACGAACATGGACAACATCAGCGTGCCCGTCTTCCCCGGGTGGGACCCCGGGAATGGGGACAGCGTCTCCTTCATTCGTCACCGGCACCGTGTATACGTTGCTGCGCGAGACGGCCAAGCGGGCGGCGTACAACTCGTCGGGGAGGTTCGCCACCACTCGCATGGTGGCTGGCGGCACCTTCCCGACGCTCTACTCCCTGACGCAGTGCACGCCGGACTTTCCCCCGATGCTTGCTTCGGCTGCCTCGAGGACATCATCCAGCAGTCTTTCAAGTGGTTTGATGGGAGGCAAGTAGGGCGGATCCAAGGGGTGCGCTGCGTTATCAGGTACGAGACGGACGCATTCTTCGTTGTTGACGAGCACACGCGCTACATCGGGCCCACCAAGTCAACCTCAACGTCGTCGCCACTAGCAGAAAGCACGG GAAATGGAAGCAGAAGCAAGATTATGCTCAGTATTATTGCAACAGTAGTTGCTTTGCTGATGCTTCTATTATGTTCTATCATTGGCTTTGGTTGGATCAGGGCACATAGAAAAG GAAAAGTGCTCTTGCAAGACAATTCAGTGGTGAAtttgcaagaagaagaagcattTGTTTGGACGGTGGAAGGAAACATCAGTTCAGAGTTCTCGTTGTTTGACGTTGCACAAATACAGGAGGCTACAAGCAACTTCTCTGATGACAACAAACTTGGTCAAGGTGGCTTTGGGCCAGTTTACAAG GGGAAATTACCTAATGGACAAGAGATTGCGGTTAAGAAGCTTTCCACAAATTCAGGACAAGGTTTCATAGAGTTCAAAAATGAAGTCCAACTTATTGCCAAACTACAGCATACAAATCTGGTTAGACTTCTGGGATGCTCCAGTCAAAGGGAAGAAAAACTGCTAGTCTATGAGTATTTGCCGAACAAAAGCTTGGACTCATTTATCTTCG ataaaaaggagaaaagggcTCTACTTGATTGGGAAAAACGCCAAGCCATAATCGAGGGAATAGCACATGGACTCCTTTATCTGCATAAGCATTCCCGGTTGCGTGTAATACATAGAGATCTAAAAGCAAGTAACATTCTACTGGATAAGAATATGAATCCTAAAATCTCAGATTTTGGGTTGGCAAAAATTTTCAGCTCAAACAACAGCGAAGGAAACACGAACAGAGTGGTGGGGACATA TGGTTACATGGCTCCTGAGTATGCATCCGAGGGTTTCTTTTCAATCAAGTCCGATGTGTTCAGTTTCGGTGTTCTACTCCTTGAGATTGTGAGTGGAAAAAGGAACTCTGGTTTTCGTCTAAATGGCGGTTTCCTCAATCTCCTAGGATAT GCCTGGGAGCTGTGGACAGAGGGAAAATGGCATGAGCTAGTAGACACGTCACTGGCCATGGAGCATTGCAAATCAGAGTTGTTAAGGTGCATTAATATTGCATTATTGTGTGTCCAAGAGAATGCAGACGATCGACCTGCCATGTGGGATGTTGCTACAATGCTTAGTACAGAGGGTGTGCCGCTGCCTGAGCCAAAGCATCCAGCATACTACAATGTAAGGGTGACAAATACAGAGGCACTGGATATAGATCTTGAGCTATATAGTATCAACGAAGTGACCATCACAGCCCAACAAGCCCGATAG